GAGTTGAATCGTTGGTGTCGGATAGTTCTTGTAATTTTGTCAACAGTTTTGCTTCTTCTGTTGCGACTTCACCATCACTGTAAATCAATCCGCCGATCGCCTCAATCAAGTTTTGGCATTCTTCTTGAGTGGGACGCTCTCCCAAATACTCCTTCAACCAATCATAAAACTGTTCTGGTTGCACGGAGACCAACTCGTATAACCAAGGTTGAATTTCTGGATCGTCAGCAACTCCTTTCTCTTGAGCCACTTTACGAAGATATAGCCTCTCTTCTGGTTGGATTTTGCCAT
This genomic interval from Scytonema hofmannii PCC 7110 contains the following:
- a CDS encoding TerB family tellurite resistance protein, producing the protein MVGDSSSVKNLVKILIGAAWIDGKIQPEERLYLRKVAQEKGVADDPEIQPWLYELVSVQPEQFYDWLKEYLGERPTQEECQNLIEAIGGLIYSDGEVATEEAKLLTKLQELSDTNDSTQHGYHNVLKQIQKLYRRWVDVQN